Proteins co-encoded in one Astyanax mexicanus isolate ESR-SI-001 chromosome 1, AstMex3_surface, whole genome shotgun sequence genomic window:
- the myct1a gene encoding myc target protein 1 homolog produces MADNSTHPILEILQSFGLRDLILAFCLSMVVGLVLGALVYLTLTWMSRRRASATITRLPSSRSFRSSSSSPRSRAAFSRHSSAYDRRSNNSLASAAFSFHRQASCSSPTGDQADLLGRKSSFRASTFHPLLQCSQIAREAEEGSQGSLPRTPTLTNNPTTTTGSTTTVSSMVTPPRARPRPDSFWGNSGMRGIQTPPPAYESIIRAYQETCT; encoded by the exons ATGGCCGATAACAGCACTCATCCCATTCTGGAAATACTGCAGTCCTTCGGCCTGA GGGATCTGATCCTGGCCTTCTGTCTCTCCATGGTGGTTGGTTTGGTGTTGGGTGCCCTTGTTTATTTGACCCTGACCTGGATGTCTCGTCGACGGGCCTCTGCTACCATCACCCGCCTGCCCTCTTCTCGCTCATTCcgctcctcatcctcctctccaCGCTCCCGCGCCGCCTTCAGTCGCCACAGCAGCGCCTACGACCGCCGCAGCAACAATAGCCTCGCCAGTGCAGCCTTCTCCTTCCACCGACAAGCCTCATGTTCCTCACCCACGGGCGACCAGGCCGACCTGCTGGGCCGCAAGTCCAGTTTCAGAGCATCCACCTTCCACCCGCTGCTGCAGTGCAGTCAGATCGCCCGGGAAGCTGAGGAGGGCAGCCAAGGCAGCCTGCCTCGTACCCCCACCCTCACCAataaccccaccaccaccacaggtTCCACCACCACAGTCAGCTCCATGGTCACCCCACCCAGAGCCAGACCAAGACCAGACTCTTTCTGGGGAAACAGTGGCATGAGGGGCATCCAGACTCCCCCACCCGCCTACGAGAGCATCATACGGGCATACCAGGAAACCTGCACTTGA